A portion of the Cryptomeria japonica chromosome 5, Sugi_1.0, whole genome shotgun sequence genome contains these proteins:
- the LOC131876074 gene encoding transcription factor MYB3-like, with protein sequence MGSWSKMGSWSKDEDDKLIAYIHEHGEHRWKSLPKAAGLRRRVKSCRRRWVNYLKPDLRRGNFSEEEDELIIELQLLWGNKWSRVAGRLPGRTDNEIKNHCESTHIKRKLLSRGIDPQSHRTIQPFHSDGSRSRDDRSPSQEISMVDSLQSERCIVTGNFDLAVSNGEHRTIQPFHRDDRSPSQEISMVDFFQSERCIVTGNFDLAASNIERHTIQPFHRDDRSLSQEISIVDFFQSEPCIVTSNFDLADSNGASGSEETSDVNLEFTLGLQSSASRANKSQ encoded by the exons ATGGGATCATGGAGCAAGATGGGATCATGGAGCAAGGATGAAGATGACAAGCTCATTGCATACATCCACGAACATGGCGAACACCGCTGGAAGTCTCTTCCCAAGGCAGCAG GACTTCGGAGACGTGTGAAGAGCTGCAGACGCAGGTGGGTAAACTATTTGAAGCCTGATCTCAGGCGAGGGAATTtctctgaagaagaagatgagCTCATCATCGAGCTCCAGCTCCTCTGGGGAAACAA ATGGTCTCGGGTTGCAGGGAGATTGCCTGGGCGAACGGACAATGAAATAAAGAATCACTGCGAATCGACCCACATCAAGAGAAAATTGTTGAGCCGGGGAATCGACCCACAGTCGCACCGCACCATTCAGCCCTTCCACAGTGATGGCAGCCGTAGCAGAGATGACAGGTCTCCCAGTCAAGAAatttcaatggtggattctttacAGAGTGAGCGCTGCATTGTGACAGGCAATTTCGATCTTGCTGTTTCAAATGGTGAGCACCGCACAATTCAGCCCTTCCACAGAGATGACAGGTCTCCCAGTCAAGAAATTTCAATGGTGGATTTTTTCCAGAGTGAGCGCTGCATTGTGACAGGCAATTTCGATCTTGCTGCTTCAAATATTGAGCGCCACACAATTCAGCCCTTCCATAGAGATGACAGGTCTCTCAGTCAAGAAATTTCAATTGTGGATTTTTTCCAGAGTGAGCCCTGTATTGTGACAAGCAATTTCGATCTTGCTGATTCAAATGGCGCGAGTGGAAGCGAAGAGACGTCTGATGTGAATCTGGAATTCACTCTCGGTTTGCAGTCTTCTGCCTCTCGTGCGAATAAATCGCAGTAG